Below is a genomic region from Medicago truncatula cultivar Jemalong A17 chromosome 3, MtrunA17r5.0-ANR, whole genome shotgun sequence.
ttgattttatgattttatgatagtttaggtttatgttttgatgaattgttgtagaattgttagaatTGCTGTTAGAATTATTTAAGTTTAGGTTGTTATGAATTATTATAGaagtttttattgattttatgattttatgatagtttaggtttaggtttaggtttagatGATGATAGTTTAGATTTAggttttgattttatgatttatgacattattgtttagtttaggttttgatcACCAATTTCTctatgtagatatgtctcagaatcagaatcaggttCAGTTGAACAAAAAGGAGGGCGATGACAAGAAGAAAGCAAAATCACATGTGACATGACACGAAATCGAATGTGATGGTTCCATAAAAATGAAGGATTCGAAGGTACCGGTGTACAATCATTctaggttgaggaggagcgggaggacatgctattttggcTCTCAACCAAAAGCAGGTGCCCCAGAAACTGTCGAGGACAACCCaattgacttgtgtgacgaggaaAATGAATTGAATGTAATGGTTTCTAATGCCTAATTAttttggatctttttttttatgttttttttatatgtcgCGCTTATTTTGCTACATTTTTCTTGACATTATGGTACTttgaataatttcgattaaagtcgcgtATTGAATAATCTTGATTAAAAATTGGGTATTCGAATACTTTATATTTGGAACCATTATTACTAATACTTTATAGATGCTGACTATGAAACACAAACACTCTTCGAATTAGACGTGTTTCAATATTTGTAAGTGTTGATATCTATCCGACACgacatatataattaaattgaattatgtaattttctcaaattactatCGTTTTATCAATGTTAGTGTCGGTTCAGTGTGTATCCATACTTCATAGGATAGGATGCTAATACAAAATTACTTCCAAATTGCAGCATAACATTACtatcatatatatacataacAATAAtgcatgacatttttttttcttaacatatattattaaaGACATAGTCCTTATACAAGCATTAATACATGGGAGCAACTAAAATAGTTACATAACCAACCAAGGTTCACATCCAAAGAGGACACACCTGAAAACAAAGCCAAGCAAAAACTCCTAAATACATGCTCAAATGTAAACTCTTGTTACAGATTGATGATACATGAGCACTTTTAAAATATACTAACTGTACAAGAGCACTTCCAACTCATTCTATTTCAAGAAGACTACGTCCAACTCCTTACGATCCTATCAAAGccaaagaaggaaaaaaaaaagaagtcaatATTTGCATTCAATAAAGCTAGACATGAAAAGAACAACATATATCAATTAAAActtacttccctaaaaaaaatcgattAAAACATACTTATTACGAGTAATATTGATCCAAGAGAGTGTGTTAAAaagtgtgttgctagcattcctataccaattttttttttttctttttcttgtaatATTGATACCAATTTGTTATTTGATGAAAAGAATATGAGTGAAAAAATagtatgaagaagatgatgtaTTGGAAGACAACATGCATGTTATAACATCAAGCACACCAGTACAAGCACTTCATTACTATATTGACTTAAACAGAAAATAAACTCCCTAAAATTACTGGACTATAACACAAAATCAATAATGTCTCGTCGAAAACTTATTAAATAACATCATAATTGAAACACTAAGGCAATTTCAACTGATCTTGGatattcaaattttaactaAGAAATCTTAAAGCTTCAATTTCCTCCTTGAACTTGGGCATGGCAGCAACAGGGAGTGTAGTAAAAATCTTAACCCCTCCTTTCATTGATGGATCATCATTGTCAAATTTATTAGGAGATGTAAAAATGCTAATTTCAATTGACGCAAACATGTTGCATGGTGCTGGTACTAAATTCACTGCTTCGTTCCCACCAAAATCTACATTTCCATCAAGAAAACCTAAATGTTTCCACTCTGTCAGAACCGTTACTGCACCAGTACTTACCATCCTTGATTCCTCGTTATAATTAGTCTCCAACGTGTTGATtgaatttttgacaaaatcagtGGTGGAAGCAATGTTTTTAGTCTCTCTGATGAGCTTAATAATTTCATAGAGTGGCCTTTCATCGAGCTCACTAACTTTTAACACAGTGTTTGCATCAACACATGAATTCCCATAATAACCATTAGGTAAAGGATCAAAATCCTTCAAGTTGCGTCTAATACCTGCTACAATGGTCAGTACTGTTTCACCATTGCTGTTAAGTTTTAAGGCTCTTGCTCTTGATCTCCAAACATAACCTGCAATTGATTCAAAAGTTGTGAACCTTATATTTCCACTTTCCTTCATCAAGCTCAACTTAAGCCTTGTTATCATTTCACCATCAATATTAAAACAATATTGCTTCATAACTGTAGTGTTGTGTTGATTCAGAAAAGGTGAAAATGCAACAGATTCCTTGTTCATAGGGCTTTCTGGAAATGGTTGTTCAGTTATTGATCCAATAAGTCTCTCTCTTTCCCACACAGGTATCTTCGAGGGCTCATTTCTTCCCCTTGCAAGTTCAATGATCGCTTTGAAGAATTGAGATGCACCAACTCCGTCACAGATAGCGTGCAACACCCCCATTCCGATCGTGAAACCTCCACAAAGAAATTTTGTCACCTTGAACACCAAAGGGTAAGCTTTCTCTTCGGGATCAAGCACCAAATGTTTTGCAATTTCTGTGTCGGTATTGTCCAAGTAATTAATAGAAGAAAGGGTGCAGTTAGCAATTGCTTCCAAGAATGGAACACCATAATTTTCTGCATTAGGATTGCAATTGACTCTAAGTTTTCCATCATCAGCATGTTTCACCATTCTACCTGCAAGAAATAGTGATATGTTAATTGGTTTGGTGGTAGTTTGAGGAATAAATATAGAGGTTGTTGAGTTATAAGAAGTTGTGTtccatttcataaaaatattcaaaagtgGACCATTgcaattttttgtaaaataatggATTTTGCTATCACTACAAGAACATATAAATTTTGCtaccattattttactataatTGTGTTGCTAGCAAATCTGAATTAAAAATACCACTGAAATAccacacaacaaaaaaaaattacttattattactatttttatttttttgagcttATATtacgttttttttgtttgataaagCTTATATTACATTCACCGTCCCAAACTGAAGCTTTATCGTCGATCACCGTTTCACCGAGTCACCATCTCCAGTTCACGGATTCACCATGTTCGATCTCTGATTCACCATATCTGATTCATCGATTTGTTGTCTCCGATCTCTAATTCACAATCTTCTGATTCACTGACTTACATCCCCGATTCACAATCTCTGATCCATCCACGATTCAAAATTTGCTaggatatttatttattttagctACCTACTACGAAAtgtttccccagcaaatttgTCTCTCAATCCATGCTATGGCCGATTCAATAGATATTCCGTAGCATATCTCTAGCTAAACTGAATTGATAGGAATTGGCTATGAAACACGTCGTAGCAAATTGCATGTATTCTTGTAGTGTATAATTAAAAGAACTATAATAttttgggttaattatgttttttcggtgcctataaatattcacattttagtctctgtaatATTTTCCTATAGCatttttaaggacaaaaaatGATAACGAAAATTTTACaatgattaaaaatattgatggaaaattttaaagggactataaatgctaacaattttttttacaaggactaaaaattaagattttattttgtaggatctaaatgaaattttaaatatttataagaactaaaaatatatttaaccgaattttttattaaaacttacGAAAAATTATAACGCTTACACCCTATTTTAAAGGTTTATATTAGAGGCATCCATAGTTTAACAACACTAATTTCAAACATTTGTATTGattgaaagggaaaaaaaaactagtatacCTGCAAGaggataataataaaacaaagccTTTGAGAGTGCTTCTTTAAATACATGACAAAAGTTGAAACTCAAATCAGAATCATTAATTGATGGTGATCGATATATATGAACAGTTTGAGCAAGGTTATTATAGATTTCTCTATTGTCAATTGTGGAAAGAGAAAGAATACAAGAaggaattgattttgatggttTTATAAGCACAACATCTTTCATTTCAAGCATTAGGGGAAATGTCTGATAAGCCATGGAAAAGGTTTATGAGAAATATAGTGGGAAGGTAtcttgattaattaatttgatataCTACACTGAAGTCTTTTCGAACATATACTGaagttatattttctttttgtgatGCATGGTTCCTTGTGTTAAggcctctatttatagagaaaatgaagCAATGTGAATTCAATAGTAGttcttaatttttcaaatattattgttttttttggtgaacCTTCTTTGACAAATGTTGCTGCAAATGTGAAATGTGCAACACATTGCATTTCTAAAACATCAGCATCGTCAGCCCTAACTATGAGGACAAGGTTTTCGCTTTTTGCATTTAATGTGTGAACTTCTCATTGACTATTTGCTTGTGGCAACTTTTATTTGATAGTAATACAtctcattctattttttttgtcaagtactCCATTGGATAGATTTAAACACATTATGTGTGGAAAAGTGGGAAatctggagttcgaaccccgatccctGCACAAGTCATCACTGATAGCTAACAACTGAAATACACTTACGGTGtcgtgaattcgatgaaaatatcacaccaataacaacttgatgtgtggagcaatgAATAATCaggcaaccaaaacaaagtgtatggaacaattataatcACAAgcaaaaagtagaaaacaacagcaagagaaaaggaagagagaacacaaaagaatttgttgatccagttcggtccaaattgacctattctgggggagagagcagccatccgttccactatatgatgagtaacgttgcaaaagagatatcaatgggttacaagaataagtctcccacctaattctacccaaagtcccagcctcttcctgtaaccaagagactcaatcctaatagtgtttcccaaggtgaatcaaccctcaaaacctagtgtttgttccaaagagacaaactctatacaaaccctagttttgttgttgcctttctaaacccttgtttcagcctcctctatctctatctcaatttgctctgatacaaggtctatatttatagtgaaagtaatcccttaaaaaactgaaacctctatctctctctcaatttgctctgatacaaggtctatatttatagtgaaagtaatcccttaaaaaactgaaacaaatcttcaataaaaatacgttttatttttatcttcaatcGCACCATCATGGCACGATTCGatccaatcgtggcacgatttttccagtgatTGTTCCAGAATTTTGCTTCAACAATCATGGCACAAAacttctccatcgtggcacgattctccagaattctgattttaagttaactctcacataCGGGACCATCTTATTGTATTTCTACTTGGATGGTTTCTTGCGAAGGAAAAAGGACCATATTTGCATTATGAGTTGTGGGTGAAATGCTGTTTATACTTCtgtcttttttaataaatttggttgttcaaaaacaaaacactcaGTCTTTCAATAAGTTACATAAATATCCTTACTTAAATATAGAAGACAATATCACAGTCCTTGCATAAGTGCATGTACCCATTGTTGtacctgataaaaaaaaaatttgttagaaataaaatatacatcTTGTGGTCACTatatattataagcaaaaatgcaCATCttagataaattaaataaatgatgtatgttgctaaataaaaaataaaaataaatgatgtatgtggtctataatatagaacacatacattatttattgaatgaatctaaaaaaaatacatttttgcttataataatgattgGAGGTGTATGGATATTAATtggtatgaatattattatgttttgataaaaagaataaattgaAAGTGATGAACcgtttttgttaaattaattgAGAGTGTCGTGAATGTGATGAACTTTCCCCTCACTTCTTATTAGGTTGTGTAAACTTTGAGGAGATATCAGGTTACACGAGAGGTTCATCGGAAAGTTGCTTTCAGGACATAGACTTTTGCAATTGGAGAACATCACTTTTTATATTCTTTCCTAAATATCTGAATTTCTATTTTTCTCTCAATATGTCTAACTCCCTGTtggaattaatttattaatttatcaatttaaatgtGCTCTATAAAGATTAAAACTATAATCATATATatacttctacggtacacctcacaaataCCGGTACTCctactttaaaaatttataatttaatgatcattttatgtaataaatagttatttattaatatttatattttataaaacatcattttataagaaaaaatattatttcattgtttataagaatcataataattttttaacattttctcataaaaaatagtcaatattctttgttatatgtaccaaaaattcaaaaataataaattttatttcgtcgacacttttgataaataagatctaattattgtaattgttaatgatagaaaacaattctttttcttcaaaaaaaaaaaaaacaactcgtttcaatattaatttgatgattggtgtaccggtacactcaaattttgagtgtacgtaccatagaatttgcctatatATATAACATGATCATGTATATAATGATCTATCTTGGTTTACCTTGATATCACGAATTACGAAAATTTGGATGAACGTTTCGTGGTAGTCTCTCAACAACCACGATCTGAAATATAAAGATAAAGAGGCGGGAACCTATTGACTTTTGGTTCTTCCTCAATCTGAATATTTTAAGCCCTAAACACTCTTCAAATGGGAAGAAGAGACAATATGCAATGTTTGGTATATTgaagagcatgtcatatttatatatgagctcatatcaattaattaaatatttaattaattatccaatttaaaatcttaattGTCTTATTACTTTATTTGATCATTCATCAATTTACTCTCAGAGCTCATAAATAACtattataattcttataaataaatacatttttatgtGATAGCtactttaaaatataattaaataataaaatattccgaCATACACATCTTATCTATATTATGCACAAATGCCttgcaaaatttcaaaaataatcgTGGTACTCTAGATTGCTAATCCTCGTTAATGTAGTAGTAATACACATTAACATTTCAATAGAACCAATATATTGTAATAATTGATGTAAAACATTTTCCTAAAACAACCAAGCACCTATGAGCCTTGAATTATACGGTTTTGTGTTAGGGGTGCTTTCTCATACACTATAATGGAAAATGATGAGAAATGTGCCTGGGACGGTAGAATAGATTTATAGAAATACAAAACTAACTCACAAGGACAAGGATAAGAAATATATGAATGAGAATAAACAGTCAGGTGGAATAGTGGGAGAAGAAAATTGGTGGTTGGATTTTGGTGGTTGGATTTTTTATTGGCGGTTAGATTTTGGTAGTCAGATTTTTTATTGGTGCTCTGCCTTTGTTTTGTAGTTCCTGGTCTCTGATCGTTTTACGAAAGGTCGGTCTTTTGAATTTAGATGTTTTGGACGAACCATAAGATGGTatccctataaaaaatttaacaaaaaatatacaagGATAAAAGAAATGAACTGAAAGATTATTGCACATTTTCATTTTAGACTATGCAAACATAACACAAGTATGGAATTTTGATATGAATCAAGTGGCTTTAAACTAGGATGCATGCTTCAATATATGTCTCTTTGTAATAAAGATTATTTTTAAGATCAAAGTCCCTTTTTAGGAATAACGTCCCTTCAGAATTATAAATGATCTTAAAAGTATAGACCCTTTTTGATATTTTCTTCCCTTGAAGAAACTAAAGATTAGAATGGTGGTAAAACCATAATTTGAGTGGTCGTAGTACCATATTGATACCAATTtgtgttttgataatcacttttaatctataACTTAATGCTTTTGGATCAATTAACATatagattgagaaatcgtcgattaaatgatccaatcgactttgtgatcgtttaaatagtttgggaaatcgaCATTTAAATGATCCCTTCGAAATAACGATATGATTTGGACAtgaatgatgttgttgagtgattgtgataatatcgtttaaaTAGCTAGAATTCGTTATTTGAACGAGAGGTTGTAGCTGTTACGCTTAGTTGAGTGTCTCTGACCCCAAACAAAATAGTCCTATATCTACTCGTTTTATGAATAGTCAAAAAAGTTTACACAAATAAACttttatacccaaacacttaatatagtttacacaaacaaacttttatacccaaacacttaatATGATAAATGATGTTGAAATGCTTAAGATATACACAACTTCCTACAGAAACGATCATATTATACTCACTTATAAATAGTTATATGACATGTAAAAATCTTACATCAACACTTCACTACTATATTgacttaaacaaaaaataaactctctaaattatTGCTCTTGAAACAAATCATAACATAACACGAAATCAATAATGTCTCGTTGAAAACTTATTAAATAACATCATAATAATTGAAACACTAAGGCAACTTCATCCGATCTTGGAGATTCAAATTTTAACTAAGAAATCTTAAAGCTTCAATTTCCTCCTTGAACTTGGGCATGGCAGCAACAGGGAGTGTAGTAAAAATCTTAATCCCTCCTTTCATAGATGGATCATCATTGTCAAATTTATTAGGAGGTGTAAAAATGCTCATTTCCATGGACGCAAACAAGTTGCATGGTGCTGGTACTAAATTCACTGCTTCATGCCCACCAAAATCTACATTTCCATCAAGAAAACCTAAATGTTTCCACTCTGTCAGAACCGTTACTGCACCGGTACTTAGCATCCTGGATTCCTCTTTATAATTCGTCTCCAACGTGTTGATTGAATTTTTGATAAAATCAGTGGTGGAAGCAATGTTTTTAGTCTCTCTTATTAGGTTAATAATTTCATAGAGTGGCCTTTCATCGAGCTCGCTAACTTTTAACACAGTGTTTGCATCAACACATGAATTCCCATAATAACCATTAGGTAAAGGTTCAAAATCCTTCAACTTGCGTCTAATACCAGCTACAATGGTCAACACTGTTTCACCATTGTTGTTAAGTTTTAAGGCTCTTGCTCTTGATCTCCACACATAACCTGCAATTGATTCAAAAGTTGTGAACCTTATACCTCCACTTTCCTTCATCAAACTCAACTTAAGCTTTGTTAACATTTCACCCTCCACATTAAAACAATATTTCTTCATAACTGTAGTGTTGTCTTGATTCAGAAAAGGTGAAAATGCAACAGATTCCTTGTTCATAGGGCTTTCTGGAAATGGTTGTTTAGTTATTGATCCAATAAGTCTCTCTCTTTCCCACACAGGTATCGTCGAGGGCTCATTTCTTCCTCTTGCAAGTTCAATAATCGCTTTGAATAATTGAGATGCACCAACTCCGTCACAGATAGCGTGCAGCACCCCCATTCCGATTGTGAAACCTCCACAACGAAATTTTGTCACCTTGAACACCAAAGGGTAAGTTTTGTCTTCAGGATTAAGCACCAGTTGTTTTGCAATTTCTGTGTCGGTATTGTCCAAGTAATTAATAGAAGAAAGGGTGCAGTTAGCACTTGCTTCCAAGAATGGAACACCATAATTTTCTGCATTAGGGTTGCAATTGACTCTAAGTTTTCCATCGTCAGCATGTTTCACCATTCTACCTGCAAGACGTAGAGATTTGTTAATTGTTTTGGTAGCTTGAGGAAAGAATATAGAGATTGAATTATAAGAAGTTGTGTTcgatttcata
It encodes:
- the LOC25491005 gene encoding spermidine coumaroyl-CoA acyltransferase — translated: MAYQTATLMLEMKDVVLIKPSKSIPSCILSLSTIDNREIYNNLAQTVHVYRSPSINDSDSSFNFCHVFKEALSKALFYYYPFAGRMVKHADDGKLRVNCNPNAENYGVPFLEASANCTLSSINYLDNTDTEIAKQLVLNPEDKTYPLVFKVTKFRCGGFTIGMGVLHAICDGVGASQLFKAIIELARGRNEPSTIPVWERERLIGSITKQPFPESPMNKESVAFSPFLNQDNTTVMKKYCFNVEGEMLTKLKLSLMKESGGIRFTTFESIAGYVWRSRARALKLNNNGETVLTIVAGIRRKLKDFEPLPNGYYGNSCVDANTVLKVSELDERPLYEIINLIRETKNIASTTDFIKNSINTLETNYKEESRMLSTGAVTVLTEWKHLGFLDGNVDFGGHEAVNLVPAPCNLFASMEMSIFTPPNKFDNDDPSMKGGIKIFTTLPVAAMPKFKEEIEALRFLS
- the LOC25491004 gene encoding spermidine coumaroyl-CoA acyltransferase produces the protein MAYQTFPLMLEMKDVVLIKPSKSIPSCILSLSTIDNREIYNNLAQTVHIYRSPSINDSDLSFNFCHVFKEALSKALFYYYPLAGRMVKHADDGKLRVNCNPNAENYGVPFLEAIANCTLSSINYLDNTDTEIAKHLVLDPEEKAYPLVFKVTKFLCGGFTIGMGVLHAICDGVGASQFFKAIIELARGRNEPSKIPVWERERLIGSITEQPFPESPMNKESVAFSPFLNQHNTTVMKQYCFNIDGEMITRLKLSLMKESGNIRFTTFESIAGYVWRSRARALKLNSNGETVLTIVAGIRRNLKDFDPLPNGYYGNSCVDANTVLKVSELDERPLYEIIKLIRETKNIASTTDFVKNSINTLETNYNEESRMVSTGAVTVLTEWKHLGFLDGNVDFGGNEAVNLVPAPCNMFASIEISIFTSPNKFDNDDPSMKGGVKIFTTLPVAAMPKFKEEIEALRFLS